From a single Solanum dulcamara chromosome 4, daSolDulc1.2, whole genome shotgun sequence genomic region:
- the LOC129887245 gene encoding vesicle-associated protein 2-2 isoform X1, whose protein sequence is MINTQLVEIQPRELKFTFEVKKQSSCAVHIANITDQYVAFKVKTTSPKKYCVRPNIGVIKPKSTYDFTVTMQAQKTAPSDMQRKDKFLIQCTVVPFGTSEDEIPSSMFNKDNGKYIEECKLKVVLVSPPQSPVLQPANGISKQGAFIDTSMQQEKFPSGVENLPLAQPKLSSQMQVVKNIKDIKFEEETEEPRLGNIADVKDLNFEKNTESNIVEIDETIYQVVENNKGADFDAEEEEPRLAKTAEDVKLNSPKHRESNTNDVVKSRHLNMETKLSVSKDVEELKFKIDSLDSQLIEAECIIAKFKEEKRSTIKDVENLKQELALLRTKGVGKRAQVGFPPLFLCMVALICLTIGYLVRA, encoded by the exons ATGATAAACACACAACTAGTGGAGATTCAACCTCGTGAACTCAAGTTCACAT TTGAGGTGAAGAAACAAAGTTCATGTGCAGTTCACATAGCTAATATCACAGACCAATATGTAGCTTTCAAG gtGAAGACCACATCACCTAAGAAATACTGTGTCCGGCCTAATATAGGTGTTATCAAACCAAAGTCAACATACGACTTCACAG TTACCATGCAAGCTCAGAAGACTGCTCCATCCGATATGCAACGCAAGGATAAGTTTTTGATTCAGTGCACGGTTGTCCCTTTTGGAACTAGTGAAGATGAAATTCCTTCCAGCATG TTCAACAAAGATAATGGAAAATATATCGAAGAGTGCAAATTAAAGGTTGTTCTGGTTAGCCCACCCCAGTCTCCAGTTCTGCAACCAGCTAATGGAATTTCCAAGCAAGGTGCATTTATTGATACTTCGATGCAACAGGAAAAATTTCCAAGTGGTGTTGAAAACCTTCCTCTAGCTCAACCT AAGTTATCTTCCCAAATGCAGGTGGTTAAGAACATCAAGGATATTAAATTTGAGGAAGAAACAGAGGAGCCAAGATTGGGTAACATTGCAGACGTCAAAGAtctgaactttgaaaaaaataccgAGTCCAATATTGTTGAGATTGACGAAACAATATACCAA GTGGTTGAGAACAACAAGGGTGCAGATTTTGATGCAGAAGAAGAGGAACCAAGATTGGCTAAGACTGCAGAAGACGTCAAGTTAAATTCTCCTAAGCACAGGGAGTCTAATACCAATGACGTTGTCAAATCAAGACATCTGAACATGGAGACGAAATTGTCAGTATCCAAAGATGTTGAGGAGCTAAAGTTCAAGATAGATTCACTGGATTCTCAGCTAATTGAG GCTGAATGCATAATTGCAAAGTTTAAAGAAGAGAAGCGAAGTACCATCAAAGACGTGGAAAATTTGAAGCAAGAATTG GCATTACTAAGGACAAAGGGTGTTGGAAAGAGAGCTCAAGTTGGTTTCCCCCCGTTATTCCTTTGCATGGTTGCATTAATTTGTCTCACCATTGGGTATCTTGTACGTGCTTAA
- the LOC129887245 gene encoding vesicle-associated protein 2-2 isoform X3 translates to MINTQLVEIQPRELKFTFEVKKQSSCAVHIANITDQYVAFKVKTTSPKKYCVRPNIGVIKPKSTYDFTVTMQAQKTAPSDMQRKDKFLIQCTFNKDNGKYIEECKLKVVLVSPPQSPVLQPANGISKQGAFIDTSMQQEKFPSGVENLPLAQPKLSSQMQVVKNIKDIKFEEETEEPRLGNIADVKDLNFEKNTESNIVEIDETIYQVVENNKGADFDAEEEEPRLAKTAEDVKLNSPKHRESNTNDVVKSRHLNMETKLSVSKDVEELKFKIDSLDSQLIEAECIIAKFKEEKRSTIKDVENLKQELALLRTKGVGKRAQVGFPPLFLCMVALICLTIGYLVRA, encoded by the exons ATGATAAACACACAACTAGTGGAGATTCAACCTCGTGAACTCAAGTTCACAT TTGAGGTGAAGAAACAAAGTTCATGTGCAGTTCACATAGCTAATATCACAGACCAATATGTAGCTTTCAAG gtGAAGACCACATCACCTAAGAAATACTGTGTCCGGCCTAATATAGGTGTTATCAAACCAAAGTCAACATACGACTTCACAG TTACCATGCAAGCTCAGAAGACTGCTCCATCCGATATGCAACGCAAGGATAAGTTTTTGATTCAGTGCACG TTCAACAAAGATAATGGAAAATATATCGAAGAGTGCAAATTAAAGGTTGTTCTGGTTAGCCCACCCCAGTCTCCAGTTCTGCAACCAGCTAATGGAATTTCCAAGCAAGGTGCATTTATTGATACTTCGATGCAACAGGAAAAATTTCCAAGTGGTGTTGAAAACCTTCCTCTAGCTCAACCT AAGTTATCTTCCCAAATGCAGGTGGTTAAGAACATCAAGGATATTAAATTTGAGGAAGAAACAGAGGAGCCAAGATTGGGTAACATTGCAGACGTCAAAGAtctgaactttgaaaaaaataccgAGTCCAATATTGTTGAGATTGACGAAACAATATACCAA GTGGTTGAGAACAACAAGGGTGCAGATTTTGATGCAGAAGAAGAGGAACCAAGATTGGCTAAGACTGCAGAAGACGTCAAGTTAAATTCTCCTAAGCACAGGGAGTCTAATACCAATGACGTTGTCAAATCAAGACATCTGAACATGGAGACGAAATTGTCAGTATCCAAAGATGTTGAGGAGCTAAAGTTCAAGATAGATTCACTGGATTCTCAGCTAATTGAG GCTGAATGCATAATTGCAAAGTTTAAAGAAGAGAAGCGAAGTACCATCAAAGACGTGGAAAATTTGAAGCAAGAATTG GCATTACTAAGGACAAAGGGTGTTGGAAAGAGAGCTCAAGTTGGTTTCCCCCCGTTATTCCTTTGCATGGTTGCATTAATTTGTCTCACCATTGGGTATCTTGTACGTGCTTAA
- the LOC129887245 gene encoding vesicle-associated protein 2-2 isoform X2, protein MINTQLVEIQPRELKFTFEVKKQSSCAVHIANITDQYVAFKVKTTSPKKYCVRPNIGVIKPKSTYDFTVTMQAQKTAPSDMQRKDKFLIQCTVVPFGTSEDEIPSSMFNKDNGKYIEECKLKVVLVSPPQSPVLQPANGISKQGAFIDTSMQQEKFPSGVENLPLAQPVVKNIKDIKFEEETEEPRLGNIADVKDLNFEKNTESNIVEIDETIYQVVENNKGADFDAEEEEPRLAKTAEDVKLNSPKHRESNTNDVVKSRHLNMETKLSVSKDVEELKFKIDSLDSQLIEAECIIAKFKEEKRSTIKDVENLKQELALLRTKGVGKRAQVGFPPLFLCMVALICLTIGYLVRA, encoded by the exons ATGATAAACACACAACTAGTGGAGATTCAACCTCGTGAACTCAAGTTCACAT TTGAGGTGAAGAAACAAAGTTCATGTGCAGTTCACATAGCTAATATCACAGACCAATATGTAGCTTTCAAG gtGAAGACCACATCACCTAAGAAATACTGTGTCCGGCCTAATATAGGTGTTATCAAACCAAAGTCAACATACGACTTCACAG TTACCATGCAAGCTCAGAAGACTGCTCCATCCGATATGCAACGCAAGGATAAGTTTTTGATTCAGTGCACGGTTGTCCCTTTTGGAACTAGTGAAGATGAAATTCCTTCCAGCATG TTCAACAAAGATAATGGAAAATATATCGAAGAGTGCAAATTAAAGGTTGTTCTGGTTAGCCCACCCCAGTCTCCAGTTCTGCAACCAGCTAATGGAATTTCCAAGCAAGGTGCATTTATTGATACTTCGATGCAACAGGAAAAATTTCCAAGTGGTGTTGAAAACCTTCCTCTAGCTCAACCT GTGGTTAAGAACATCAAGGATATTAAATTTGAGGAAGAAACAGAGGAGCCAAGATTGGGTAACATTGCAGACGTCAAAGAtctgaactttgaaaaaaataccgAGTCCAATATTGTTGAGATTGACGAAACAATATACCAA GTGGTTGAGAACAACAAGGGTGCAGATTTTGATGCAGAAGAAGAGGAACCAAGATTGGCTAAGACTGCAGAAGACGTCAAGTTAAATTCTCCTAAGCACAGGGAGTCTAATACCAATGACGTTGTCAAATCAAGACATCTGAACATGGAGACGAAATTGTCAGTATCCAAAGATGTTGAGGAGCTAAAGTTCAAGATAGATTCACTGGATTCTCAGCTAATTGAG GCTGAATGCATAATTGCAAAGTTTAAAGAAGAGAAGCGAAGTACCATCAAAGACGTGGAAAATTTGAAGCAAGAATTG GCATTACTAAGGACAAAGGGTGTTGGAAAGAGAGCTCAAGTTGGTTTCCCCCCGTTATTCCTTTGCATGGTTGCATTAATTTGTCTCACCATTGGGTATCTTGTACGTGCTTAA